A region from the Cytophagia bacterium CHB2 genome encodes:
- a CDS encoding SIS domain-containing protein has translation MEQQSAEILAIGHKLVNVLRGGGKIFFCGNGGSAADAQHLAAELVCKLRDDRPPLAGLALTTDTSTLTATSNDYSFRDVFARQVIALGASGDALVGISSSGNSANVLAAIEAAKQRNILTVGLLGRDGGAIAGAVDQSVIVPDHDTQRIQECHILVGHIWMEMIEHELFG, from the coding sequence ATGGAACAGCAATCGGCTGAAATTTTGGCCATCGGGCACAAGCTGGTGAATGTTTTGCGCGGCGGCGGCAAGATTTTCTTTTGCGGCAACGGCGGCAGCGCGGCGGATGCGCAACATCTCGCCGCGGAGTTGGTGTGTAAACTGCGCGACGACCGTCCGCCGCTGGCGGGTTTGGCATTGACGACGGATACTTCCACGCTCACGGCCACCAGCAACGATTACTCGTTTCGTGACGTTTTTGCCCGGCAGGTGATTGCCCTCGGGGCCAGCGGCGATGCGCTCGTCGGCATAAGCTCCTCCGGCAATTCCGCCAACGTGCTGGCAGCGATTGAAGCGGCCAAGCAAAGAAATATCCTGACCGTTGGCCTGCTGGGCCGGGACGGCGGCGCGATTGCCGGCGCTGTCGATCAATCCGTCATCGTGCCCGATCACGACACGCAGCGTATTCAAGAGTGCCATATTCTCGTCGGCCATATTTGGATGGAAATGATCGAACATGAGCTTTTCGGCTGA
- a CDS encoding HAD-IIIA family hydrolase, with protein sequence MSFSAEQAPPARFVFLDRDGTLIEEKRFLSNLADIAFFPGSEAAIARLRDAGFKIVVISNQSGVGRGYFSEAFVHETHRALQQHLAKHGTWVDGFYFCPHAPEANCQCRKPRLGMFLQAAQDFQSALDGFMIGDKKSDVEAGRNAGLQTVLVRTGYGEQTIAEGKTHPDWIAEDLSAAVDWILRRR encoded by the coding sequence ATGAGCTTTTCGGCTGAACAAGCGCCGCCCGCGCGCTTTGTTTTTCTCGATCGTGACGGCACTTTGATCGAAGAAAAACGCTTTTTGAGCAATCTGGCGGACATTGCATTTTTCCCGGGCAGCGAGGCCGCAATTGCGCGCCTGCGCGACGCCGGTTTCAAGATCGTCGTGATCAGCAATCAATCCGGCGTTGGCCGCGGCTATTTCTCCGAAGCCTTTGTGCATGAGACGCATCGCGCTTTGCAACAGCATTTGGCAAAACACGGTACGTGGGTTGATGGATTTTATTTCTGCCCGCACGCGCCTGAGGCAAACTGCCAATGCCGCAAGCCGCGTCTCGGCATGTTTCTGCAAGCAGCGCAGGATTTTCAAAGCGCGCTTGACGGATTCATGATCGGCGATAAAAAAAGCGATGTCGAAGCGGGACGCAACGCCGGTTTGCAGACCGTGCTGGTGCGCACGGGCTACGGCGAGCAAACGATCGCGGAGGGAAAAACGCATCCCGATTGGATCGCCGAGGATTTGAGTGCGGCGGTTGATTGGATTCTGCGGCGCCGATAG